In Scytonema millei VB511283, a single window of DNA contains:
- a CDS encoding Uma2 family endonuclease, whose product MNTVVLNLEPIIHLTQEQFYQLCMANRELNLELNAKGDLIIVPPVGGESGNQEAGLITDLEIWNRQTKSGKVFSSSTIFRLPNGANRSPDAAWIGLKRWEALTQEEREKFPPICPDFAIELRSCTDTLKPLQEKMQEYLANGLRLGWLINPQNSQVEIYRPNQSVEVISLPAVLSGEDILPGFELPL is encoded by the coding sequence ATGAATACTGTGGTATTGAATTTAGAACCAATTATTCATTTGACTCAGGAACAGTTTTATCAACTCTGCATGGCAAATCGCGAGTTGAATTTAGAGCTTAATGCCAAAGGAGATTTAATTATTGTGCCACCCGTAGGAGGAGAAAGCGGTAATCAGGAAGCAGGATTGATTACAGATTTGGAAATTTGGAATCGTCAAACCAAGTCAGGAAAAGTCTTCAGTTCTTCGACAATTTTTCGCCTCCCCAATGGTGCTAACCGCTCTCCTGATGCAGCTTGGATAGGATTGAAACGATGGGAGGCTTTGACTCAAGAGGAACGAGAAAAGTTTCCTCCCATCTGTCCAGATTTTGCAATTGAATTGCGCTCTTGCACCGATACGCTGAAACCATTGCAAGAGAAAATGCAAGAATATTTAGCTAATGGTTTGCGTTTGGGTTGGTTAATTAATCCTCAAAACAGCCAAGTAGAAATTTATCGACCGAACCAGTCTGTAGAAGTCATATCTTTACCTGCTGTTCTTTCTGGAGAAGATATTTTACCTGGATTTGAATTACCTCTCTAA